A part of Prolixibacteraceae bacterium genomic DNA contains:
- a CDS encoding tRNA1(Val) (adenine(37)-N6)-methyltransferase — MGRNNYFRFKQFTIVHEKSGMKVGTDGVLIGAWSDHPAPQRVLDIGSGSGLTPLMLAQRYPVEITGVEIDPIAAAEAESNIAQSPWKERISIVHTSIQEYKSSHSFDLIVSNPPFFQNGPTSPDPLRKRARHTDSLSFEDLMKSVATLLSENGFFCVILPANQIDYIINIGLHNKLYLNKVCYVRPKQDSAPKRVMLRFCLHEKTRIIEESLFIEKDRHLYSDDYISLTEEFYLKM, encoded by the coding sequence ATGGGAAGAAACAACTATTTTAGATTTAAACAATTCACTATTGTTCATGAGAAATCAGGAATGAAAGTGGGGACAGATGGAGTTCTAATTGGAGCTTGGTCTGATCACCCGGCTCCACAACGTGTTTTAGATATTGGTTCAGGCTCAGGTCTAACCCCACTAATGTTAGCGCAAAGATATCCCGTTGAGATTACCGGAGTTGAAATAGATCCGATTGCAGCAGCAGAGGCAGAGAGCAATATCGCACAATCCCCATGGAAAGAGCGTATCTCTATTGTACACACTTCTATTCAGGAGTACAAGAGCTCTCATTCATTTGATTTAATTGTATCCAACCCCCCTTTTTTCCAGAATGGACCAACATCTCCCGATCCATTACGAAAGAGGGCAAGACATACTGACTCACTTTCGTTTGAGGACCTTATGAAATCCGTAGCAACCCTTCTTTCTGAGAATGGTTTTTTCTGTGTTATCCTACCAGCTAATCAGATTGATTACATCATTAATATTGGGCTGCACAATAAACTATACCTAAACAAGGTTTGTTATGTAAGACCGAAACAAGATAGTGCCCCCAAACGTGTAATGCTTCGATTCTGTCTTCATGAGAAAACGCGTATCATAGAGGAGAGTCTCTTTATTGAAAAAGATCGCCACCTTTATAGTGATGACTATATCTCATTAACAGAAGAATTCTATCTTAAAATGTAA